The Amycolatopsis mongoliensis genome includes a window with the following:
- a CDS encoding helix-turn-helix transcriptional regulator translates to MGRRTELDALVEEEAVGSTLVRGLPGSGKTALLREARRVLAGRAAPVLDVPFPADGPAWDLFGFRAVLRAVREQYELFDADPRLPDSLDDVSRTCTEEGYADPWARFCLLHTMSTLFTRLSTTAPVTVLLDDLDRLPEPVLAAAPMHRAGHAVIASCRLPPADTVDSLGGAFPRTIELGPLPPDKTADLLRRVAKVPVTPAAEQSVRESLGPWWGNPGAVIATVIDLRDRGRLETADGLARLRDPELPVALPAGHPALAELARFGDVGKQVVLLASGPDGLSVDDVPFVAGGGHRAEAAGRAVDALVRDGVLECGPAGTLRCRVPGIGAAVAQEAGDQARARLHRGIAERLLEDGDARGSHGDTLARHVASAGRELPRRAEFARVLRDAECVLAADSPARARHLYAAWWHAGPGADRAARQTEMVRHLVRVADYPAMAAFVAEASDDVEGATMTELAAGAVLAAVHLGRPVPGDVREELGRGDAARVLLDLADRWFAGDRVEPADVSACFVPVWQQDGFVAPEPGPRTWRGRRSGTLLADACAVRDLAPVLGVVLGGDYRVPASGPLSAYHRARTGYAEGRWAEALAAVAELEALDTVDGLVREHARLLAAEMCGWQGDGQRAAGWLATVPEAGYFPLLRAWVEAGLHHHAREDEEAFEAGRRAFLAHPFSRDEIGASRLLCRLAWLAGRIEDTGGRRTVVDVAETYHEVRNSPRSFGVLALVRGLAGGDETQIHTAERLVRRRGGHELVLLGESAARLSESPRGWLREAAEHTRPGCAARPAGNAREVVNSGVRVAVGRPESDVLSATEHEILELIRTGQTNRQIARVIRMSEKTVEKHLSRLFVKAGCRTRYGLATSGLGRHHDAIGA, encoded by the coding sequence GTGGGGCGGCGAACGGAACTCGACGCCCTCGTCGAGGAGGAGGCCGTCGGCTCGACTCTGGTCCGCGGCCTTCCCGGCAGCGGGAAGACTGCTCTGCTGCGCGAGGCGCGCCGTGTCCTGGCCGGCCGGGCGGCACCGGTTCTCGATGTGCCGTTTCCCGCGGACGGGCCGGCGTGGGATCTGTTCGGCTTCCGGGCCGTGCTCAGGGCGGTGCGCGAGCAGTACGAACTCTTCGACGCCGACCCCCGGCTGCCGGATTCCCTCGACGACGTGAGCCGAACGTGCACCGAGGAAGGCTACGCCGACCCGTGGGCGAGGTTCTGCTTGCTGCACACGATGAGCACGCTGTTCACCCGGCTGAGCACGACCGCTCCGGTGACGGTCCTGCTCGACGATCTCGACCGGCTCCCCGAGCCGGTGCTGGCAGCGGCGCCGATGCACCGGGCCGGGCACGCTGTGATCGCCTCGTGCCGCCTGCCGCCGGCGGACACAGTGGACTCACTCGGCGGCGCGTTCCCGCGGACGATCGAGCTCGGCCCCCTGCCCCCGGACAAGACCGCGGACCTCCTCCGGCGGGTGGCGAAGGTGCCGGTCACGCCGGCTGCCGAGCAATCCGTCCGGGAATCCCTTGGCCCGTGGTGGGGCAACCCGGGTGCGGTGATCGCGACGGTGATCGACCTGCGCGACCGCGGCAGGCTCGAGACGGCGGACGGTCTCGCCCGCCTGCGTGATCCGGAGCTGCCCGTCGCCCTGCCGGCCGGGCACCCCGCGCTGGCGGAACTCGCCAGGTTCGGGGACGTCGGCAAGCAGGTCGTGCTCCTCGCCTCAGGGCCGGACGGCTTGTCCGTCGACGACGTTCCGTTCGTGGCCGGTGGTGGGCACCGTGCTGAGGCCGCCGGCCGAGCGGTCGACGCGCTGGTCCGGGACGGCGTCCTCGAGTGCGGGCCGGCCGGGACGCTCCGGTGCCGAGTACCCGGGATCGGCGCCGCGGTGGCCCAGGAGGCCGGGGATCAGGCACGGGCGAGGCTGCACCGCGGGATCGCCGAGCGCCTCCTGGAAGACGGCGACGCGCGCGGGTCTCATGGGGACACCTTGGCCAGACACGTTGCCTCGGCCGGACGGGAACTGCCTCGCCGGGCGGAGTTCGCCCGCGTGCTCCGGGACGCCGAGTGCGTGCTCGCCGCCGATTCGCCCGCGCGGGCTCGCCACCTGTACGCCGCGTGGTGGCACGCCGGGCCGGGGGCCGACCGCGCCGCCCGGCAGACCGAGATGGTCCGCCACCTGGTCCGCGTCGCCGACTACCCGGCCATGGCCGCCTTCGTGGCCGAAGCGTCGGACGACGTGGAGGGCGCGACCATGACGGAACTCGCCGCCGGAGCCGTTCTGGCGGCCGTCCACCTCGGCCGCCCGGTGCCGGGCGATGTCCGCGAAGAACTGGGCCGAGGCGACGCGGCCCGCGTGCTGCTGGACCTGGCTGATCGCTGGTTCGCCGGCGACCGGGTCGAGCCGGCCGACGTCAGTGCCTGCTTCGTCCCGGTGTGGCAGCAAGACGGCTTCGTCGCGCCCGAGCCGGGCCCGCGTACCTGGCGCGGACGGCGGTCCGGCACCCTGCTCGCCGACGCCTGTGCCGTGCGGGACCTCGCTCCGGTGCTCGGGGTGGTACTGGGCGGGGACTACCGGGTACCTGCGTCCGGGCCGCTGTCGGCGTACCACCGGGCCCGTACCGGGTACGCCGAGGGACGCTGGGCCGAAGCACTCGCCGCGGTGGCGGAGCTGGAGGCCCTGGACACCGTGGACGGGCTCGTCCGCGAGCACGCCCGCTTGCTCGCGGCGGAAATGTGTGGCTGGCAGGGCGACGGGCAGCGGGCGGCCGGCTGGCTGGCAACGGTGCCGGAAGCCGGGTACTTCCCGCTCCTGAGGGCCTGGGTGGAAGCCGGCTTGCACCACCACGCGAGAGAAGACGAAGAGGCGTTCGAAGCCGGCCGGCGCGCTTTCCTCGCCCACCCGTTCTCGCGCGACGAAATCGGTGCTTCGCGGCTGCTGTGCCGGCTGGCCTGGCTCGCCGGCCGCATCGAGGACACCGGCGGGCGCCGCACCGTCGTCGACGTGGCCGAGACCTACCACGAGGTCCGGAATTCCCCGCGTTCGTTCGGGGTGCTCGCCCTGGTGCGCGGCCTGGCCGGCGGCGACGAGACGCAGATCCACACGGCCGAACGGCTGGTCCGCAGGCGCGGCGGCCACGAGCTCGTCCTGCTCGGCGAGTCGGCCGCCCGGTTGTCCGAGTCGCCGCGGGGTTGGTTGCGGGAGGCGGCCGAGCACACCCGTCCCGGTTGTGCCGCCCGGCCGGCCGGGAACGCCCGGGAAGTCGTGAACTCCGGCGTCCGGGTGGCGGTCGGGCGGCCGGAGTCCGACGTGCTGTCCGCCACCGAACACGAAATCCTCGAGCTCATCCGGACAGGACAGACCAATCGGCAGATCGCCCGGGTGATCCGGATGAGCGAGAAGACGGTCGAGAAGCACCTCTCCCGGCTCTTCGTGAAGGCGGGCTGCCGGACCAGATATGGCTTGGCGACGTCGGGCCTGGGCCGCCACCACGACGCGATCGGCGCGTAG
- a CDS encoding type VII secretion system-associated protein, producing MIGVPEAGEAAGNRLLLLLDPAFVPGDDQPDVPAHAILGAWLADEAGKPSRFHPNPAYRPSAPDSPLDPVDAVLRALADGKDIADQLSIVLRDTVLGIATEKDGTAVVRPAPDGVPSVQVTTAYGHRAGVGEEVHWLNVTVEELAEALPPQGVDVLLNPGSPASMRVLAETIRAVANDAGEA from the coding sequence GTGATCGGAGTGCCCGAGGCCGGCGAAGCCGCCGGAAACCGGTTGCTGCTCCTGCTCGATCCGGCGTTCGTCCCGGGCGACGATCAGCCGGACGTTCCGGCGCATGCCATCCTGGGCGCGTGGCTCGCCGACGAAGCGGGCAAGCCGAGCCGGTTCCACCCCAACCCGGCCTACCGGCCCAGTGCGCCGGACTCCCCGCTCGATCCCGTGGACGCGGTGTTGCGCGCGCTCGCCGACGGCAAGGACATCGCGGACCAATTGTCCATTGTGCTGCGTGACACCGTCCTCGGGATCGCCACGGAGAAGGACGGGACCGCGGTGGTCCGGCCCGCGCCGGACGGCGTGCCGTCGGTTCAGGTGACCACCGCCTACGGCCACCGCGCCGGTGTCGGCGAGGAGGTCCACTGGCTGAACGTCACCGTCGAGGAATTGGCCGAGGCGTTGCCCCCGCAGGGCGTGGACGTGCTGCTGAACCCCGGCTCGCCGGCGTCGATGCGGGTGCTGGCGGAGACGATCCGCGCGGTGGCGAACGACGCCGGCGAAGCCTGA
- a CDS encoding ATP-binding protein, translated as MADILGAVQAADTPLVLLTGLPGTGRTTVLAQLCERYEAEGRHVSALRFTPAGDVVPTRFTLVPEGRRDGAAAGLRGPVRGEPAWATIGPVAGAADEPAVAVRAAHAAAAALRRAGDGTVLLLDDLHWIDRDSLAVLEALIRMSDGRRLTCVGTLRVPANGVAARYGPEVLARLRKENLVHTLRLRPLTKQQLAGRLRATLQAAPEPALVDHLHALSRGVPVAVGEATEALRRRGAIRVLDRSAYLAPGTAAAEPPPPGECVKAVRDLGPAAWEAAKAMALLFPLGAAAAGPAAEVLGITGQEVLERWEALRAAGVLHRGRGGATWRFTVPFLATALAESCGPYERRTLAAAAVGALWSNAAVCPDPDHRTNLVADAGRLVDPTRAANELLGRATEARETDPESAVRWLDAAAGLGRDRAQVLLMLAAAHHHRGDYERSLHTARLVLSEFGDRLGPDAVLEAQSLLVRGLAGLGDTASLRDIADGKRRLPGDPGSPTVLRALACGLLDRWAEAERWADAGDPAVHDGQSQAVLARLVKALGVLWQGRPEFFEHSLLDRAQWPLREVPRHHVEQVNTHLTGLLVNGELGRAEELLEEEGLSWDSAGPANRTMAAVLRGDFWFATGLACRSVACRAAPGFAPATTGMFHATVSALVAQGRLTTAREVVTAARETTPALAHLLDFTEAWVDRALGDDRRAADRLGAALDAAGERGLVVGCDVAYAELTDLALALDDRETAENCLAAAERLAGTLATGRAALLAQLIRAVVARDPAAAAACLRSARERDQPFELSRTIVRLVRHGMAEPVLLGQAYELMGRIGALLHRAHARTLMREHGVVVPGRRNTVEENERLLATLAAEGLSNKQIAAALNTSEKSVEGRLSRLFTRSGYRSRIELSAAIVNGELSL; from the coding sequence ATGGCGGACATCCTCGGCGCCGTCCAGGCGGCGGACACACCATTGGTCTTGCTCACCGGGCTCCCCGGCACCGGGCGCACGACCGTGCTCGCCCAGCTCTGCGAGCGTTACGAAGCCGAAGGCAGGCACGTTTCGGCGTTGCGGTTCACTCCGGCCGGGGACGTCGTTCCCACCCGGTTCACCCTCGTGCCGGAGGGCAGGCGTGACGGCGCGGCCGCCGGGCTGCGGGGGCCGGTCCGCGGCGAACCCGCGTGGGCGACGATCGGCCCGGTCGCCGGCGCCGCCGACGAGCCGGCGGTGGCGGTGCGGGCGGCTCACGCCGCGGCCGCGGCCCTGCGGCGCGCCGGCGACGGCACGGTCCTGTTGCTCGACGACCTGCACTGGATCGACCGGGATTCCCTCGCGGTGCTGGAAGCGCTGATCCGGATGTCCGACGGTCGGCGGCTGACGTGTGTCGGCACGCTGCGGGTCCCGGCCAACGGGGTCGCCGCCCGGTACGGTCCCGAGGTGCTCGCCCGGCTCCGCAAGGAGAACCTGGTGCACACGCTGCGCCTGCGGCCGCTGACCAAGCAGCAGCTGGCGGGCCGGCTGAGGGCGACGCTCCAGGCCGCTCCCGAACCCGCGCTCGTCGACCACCTGCACGCGCTGAGCCGCGGCGTGCCGGTCGCGGTGGGCGAAGCGACGGAGGCCCTGCGCCGGCGCGGCGCCATCCGGGTTTTGGACCGGTCCGCGTACCTCGCTCCCGGAACAGCCGCAGCGGAGCCGCCCCCACCCGGCGAGTGCGTCAAGGCGGTCCGGGATCTGGGTCCGGCGGCGTGGGAAGCGGCGAAAGCGATGGCGTTGCTGTTTCCGCTCGGTGCGGCCGCGGCCGGTCCGGCCGCCGAGGTGCTCGGCATCACCGGGCAAGAGGTACTGGAGCGCTGGGAAGCCTTGCGCGCGGCAGGCGTGCTCCACCGCGGGCGCGGCGGTGCGACGTGGCGCTTCACCGTCCCCTTCCTCGCCACCGCGCTGGCCGAGTCCTGCGGGCCCTACGAGCGCCGGACGCTGGCGGCGGCCGCCGTCGGTGCCCTGTGGTCGAACGCCGCGGTGTGCCCCGACCCGGACCACCGGACGAACCTCGTGGCCGACGCCGGCCGGCTGGTCGATCCGACGCGGGCAGCGAACGAGCTGCTCGGCCGCGCCACCGAAGCCAGGGAGACCGACCCCGAATCAGCTGTCCGGTGGCTCGACGCCGCGGCCGGACTCGGCCGCGACCGGGCGCAAGTGCTCCTGATGCTCGCCGCCGCCCATCACCACCGCGGGGACTACGAGCGAAGCCTGCACACCGCACGGCTGGTCTTGAGCGAGTTCGGGGACCGGTTGGGCCCGGATGCCGTCCTCGAGGCCCAGTCGCTGCTCGTCCGCGGCCTCGCCGGCCTCGGTGACACTGCTTCGTTGCGCGACATCGCGGACGGGAAGCGGCGGCTGCCCGGCGATCCCGGCTCCCCGACGGTGCTGCGCGCTCTCGCCTGCGGGCTGCTCGACCGCTGGGCGGAAGCCGAGCGGTGGGCGGACGCCGGCGACCCGGCGGTCCACGACGGACAGTCGCAGGCCGTGCTCGCGCGTCTCGTCAAGGCGCTCGGCGTCCTGTGGCAGGGCCGGCCCGAGTTCTTCGAGCACAGCCTCCTCGACCGGGCACAGTGGCCGCTGCGCGAGGTCCCGCGCCACCACGTCGAGCAGGTCAACACGCATCTGACCGGCTTGCTTGTGAACGGGGAACTCGGCCGCGCCGAGGAGCTGCTGGAAGAAGAAGGCCTGTCGTGGGACAGCGCCGGACCCGCCAACCGGACGATGGCCGCGGTCCTGCGCGGCGACTTCTGGTTCGCGACCGGACTGGCCTGCCGGAGCGTGGCGTGCCGAGCGGCTCCCGGCTTCGCTCCCGCGACGACCGGGATGTTCCACGCGACGGTCTCCGCGCTGGTTGCCCAGGGACGCCTCACGACCGCGCGGGAAGTGGTGACCGCGGCCCGGGAGACCACCCCGGCGCTCGCTCACCTGCTGGACTTCACCGAGGCATGGGTCGACCGCGCCCTGGGCGACGACCGGCGGGCGGCCGACCGGCTCGGCGCCGCCCTGGACGCGGCCGGCGAACGCGGCTTGGTGGTCGGCTGCGATGTCGCCTACGCGGAACTGACGGATCTGGCTCTCGCTCTGGACGACCGGGAGACGGCGGAAAACTGTCTGGCGGCCGCCGAGCGATTGGCCGGGACCTTGGCAACGGGCCGCGCCGCACTGCTCGCGCAGTTGATCCGCGCGGTGGTCGCGCGGGACCCGGCCGCGGCTGCCGCGTGCCTGCGGTCGGCTCGGGAACGCGACCAGCCGTTCGAGCTTTCGCGCACCATCGTGCGCCTGGTGCGGCACGGGATGGCGGAGCCTGTCCTGCTCGGCCAGGCCTACGAGCTGATGGGCCGGATCGGCGCCCTCCTCCACCGAGCGCATGCCAGGACCCTGATGCGAGAACACGGCGTTGTCGTCCCCGGCCGCCGGAACACAGTGGAAGAGAACGAGCGGCTGCTGGCGACGCTGGCGGCCGAAGGCCTGAGCAACAAGCAGATCGCCGCGGCGCTGAACACGAGCGAAAAGAGCGTCGAAGGGCGGCTGAGCCGGCTGTTCACCCGGAGCGGGTACCGCTCCCGCATCGAACTGTCCGCGGCGATCGTGAACGGCGAGCTGAGTCTCTGA
- a CDS encoding right-handed parallel beta-helix repeat-containing protein: MSQNVIMVTPTPGRGYRRIGDAVAGAPEGALIVVAPGRYTENLTVSKPVTITAEDGAGTVTILAKTGVAVTLTAASAALSGISAVSTDADNPAVFVAQGQLSLTECSLQGAGWSTVFASGEGTILMRGCAVRNDTGAGVVVTSPHGGVLESCRFDEMGTSAVVVADDGTLLMRACTVGKAAGNGICLNGRGRLTVEDTTISGTAKPAVAVEQQAMIAAKRLTASDVEGIGFYLASGGEVALEDCLAERVGAEGVFVAEGCKPVLRGCRVRGAGLHGVHFSARSGGIVTDCEISEVTGIGVNVTERSAPEFDQLLVSGCTAAGLRVSDAADPFFRRLRVLGSDGAGIEVEDGGRGTMENVEIDGGAVGLRVTGGSRLSASGFSVRNTAGAAVEVSEATLSLVDSAIDGAGGDGVHAGPGATLSILRCRVHSSAGAGCRFVEGASGTATESEFSSGKSDGIVLDTEEAVRVTSCTVRDNHGSGVRQVRPGTAIEVLGLITSGNFKPDAYGTSASAGAAEPVPAAAERPKPADDPLEELQKLVGLAGVKREVTSLINLNKMAKRRRDAGLSAPPMARHLVFAGAPGTGKTTVARLYGQVLAQLGVLREGHLVEVARADLVAQIIGGTAIKTTEAFTTALGGVLFIDEAYTLSSGQGGSGPDFGREAIDTLVKLMEDHREDVVVIAAGYSTEMQEFLSANPGMESRFSRTIEFANYTADELVTIVRSQCGKHDYHLEGDAAEALREYFEAIPKDGTFGNGRTARRVFERMTDRQASRLAEAPSASPADLTLLTADDLDTGA; the protein is encoded by the coding sequence GTGAGCCAGAACGTCATCATGGTCACCCCGACGCCGGGACGCGGGTACCGGCGCATCGGTGACGCGGTGGCCGGAGCACCTGAGGGCGCCCTGATCGTCGTGGCACCAGGGCGCTACACCGAGAACCTGACGGTTTCCAAGCCGGTGACCATCACCGCGGAAGACGGCGCCGGGACGGTGACGATCCTCGCCAAGACCGGGGTCGCGGTGACCCTGACCGCCGCGTCCGCCGCGCTGTCCGGCATCTCGGCAGTGTCCACGGACGCCGACAACCCGGCGGTCTTCGTGGCGCAGGGACAGCTCAGCCTCACGGAATGCTCCTTGCAGGGCGCCGGCTGGTCCACGGTCTTCGCCTCGGGGGAAGGCACCATCCTGATGCGCGGTTGTGCGGTGCGCAACGACACGGGGGCGGGTGTCGTGGTCACCTCACCCCACGGAGGTGTCCTCGAGTCCTGCCGGTTCGACGAGATGGGGACGTCCGCGGTCGTCGTCGCCGACGACGGCACGCTGCTGATGCGCGCCTGCACGGTCGGCAAAGCGGCCGGCAACGGCATCTGCCTGAACGGCCGTGGCCGCCTGACCGTCGAGGACACCACGATCTCCGGCACGGCCAAGCCCGCCGTGGCGGTGGAACAGCAGGCGATGATCGCCGCGAAACGGCTGACGGCGTCCGATGTGGAGGGAATCGGGTTCTACCTCGCCAGCGGCGGCGAGGTCGCGCTCGAAGACTGTCTCGCGGAGCGCGTGGGAGCCGAGGGCGTGTTCGTCGCCGAAGGCTGCAAACCGGTTTTGCGCGGATGCCGGGTACGCGGAGCCGGTTTGCATGGCGTGCACTTTTCCGCGCGCTCGGGCGGCATCGTCACCGACTGCGAGATTTCGGAGGTGACCGGGATCGGGGTGAACGTGACCGAACGTTCCGCGCCGGAGTTCGATCAGCTCCTGGTCTCCGGGTGCACCGCTGCCGGGCTGCGGGTGTCCGACGCCGCCGATCCGTTCTTCCGCAGGCTGCGAGTGCTCGGCTCGGACGGGGCGGGCATCGAGGTCGAGGACGGCGGCCGCGGCACGATGGAGAACGTCGAAATCGACGGCGGCGCCGTGGGGCTGCGGGTCACGGGCGGTTCGCGGCTGTCGGCGAGCGGCTTCAGCGTGCGGAACACCGCGGGCGCCGCGGTGGAAGTCTCCGAAGCCACGTTGTCGCTGGTCGACAGTGCGATCGACGGCGCCGGCGGGGACGGCGTCCACGCGGGTCCCGGAGCCACCCTGTCGATCCTGCGCTGCCGCGTGCACAGCAGCGCGGGCGCGGGCTGCCGATTCGTCGAAGGCGCGTCGGGAACCGCGACCGAGTCCGAGTTCTCGAGCGGTAAGTCGGACGGGATCGTCCTCGACACGGAGGAAGCCGTGCGGGTGACGTCCTGCACCGTGCGGGACAACCACGGCAGCGGCGTGCGCCAGGTCCGGCCGGGCACGGCGATCGAGGTGCTCGGCCTGATCACCAGCGGGAACTTCAAACCGGACGCCTACGGGACGTCCGCGTCCGCGGGGGCCGCGGAACCCGTGCCGGCGGCGGCCGAGCGCCCCAAGCCCGCCGATGACCCGCTCGAGGAACTGCAGAAACTGGTGGGACTGGCCGGGGTGAAGCGCGAAGTGACTTCGCTGATCAACCTCAACAAGATGGCCAAGCGACGGCGGGACGCCGGGCTGTCGGCGCCGCCGATGGCTCGTCACCTGGTGTTCGCCGGTGCGCCCGGCACCGGCAAGACCACGGTCGCGCGCCTCTACGGCCAGGTTCTCGCGCAGCTCGGGGTACTGCGCGAAGGTCACCTCGTCGAGGTGGCCCGAGCCGATCTGGTCGCGCAGATCATCGGCGGTACCGCGATCAAGACGACGGAGGCGTTCACCACCGCGCTCGGCGGCGTCTTGTTCATCGACGAGGCCTACACGCTGAGTTCCGGCCAAGGCGGCAGCGGACCGGACTTCGGCCGGGAGGCGATCGACACCCTGGTCAAGCTGATGGAGGACCATCGGGAGGACGTCGTGGTCATCGCCGCCGGCTACAGCACCGAGATGCAGGAGTTCCTCTCGGCGAACCCCGGCATGGAGTCCCGGTTCAGCCGGACGATCGAATTCGCCAACTACACCGCGGACGAACTCGTCACGATCGTCCGGTCGCAGTGCGGGAAACACGACTACCACCTCGAAGGCGACGCGGCCGAAGCGTTGCGGGAGTACTTCGAGGCGATCCCGAAGGACGGCACGTTCGGCAACGGCCGGACCGCGCGGCGGGTGTTCGAGCGGATGACCGACCGGCAGGCTTCGCGTCTCGCCGAGGCGCCGTCGGCGAGCCCGGCCGATCTGACGCTCCTGACAGCCGACGACCTCGATACCGGTGCCTGA